The genomic window TTTTAAAACAAAAAGCTTCTTGCTTGGTTTGCTGATATATTTATTTTTCTATGACCGTTACCGTTTTAGCCATATTCGAAACAGATTTTAGACCAGATCTTTCATTAGGTAAAATCATGAATGAAAGACTGAAGATTGCTGCTGCAGATCTGCAGGATATTCATTTACAACATTTACAGGCCATTGGGCAACGTAGTGATGATTTAGTAGTGTATATAAGTTATAATCCAAAATATAAAATAAGATGGCGCGTAGTTAACGACGTGCCTGAGGATGTAGAAAACTTTGTAGCTCAAACCTGTGGTAATTTAGGTTATATCTACTGGAAAACAGCCTCTATTAATGTTTTTAAGGGAAACGAGTAATAAAGAAATACTTTTTAGATAATTTTTTATAGCGGTCGTCATTCTCGCGTATGCGGGAATCTTAAAGCGAATAAAATTGCACTTATAATGAATTATAATCCTGAATATTGGGATTGATGGTTCGCAGAAGTTAAAAATAAATAGAGAGTATAAAAGATGCTGAACTAAATCTGATGGCTATCGGATCAGCATGCCAGATCGTTCTGACATACCCTAATAATCTATAAAACAAAAAAAAACGAGTTGCCCTAATGGCAACTCGTTTTTAATACATATAGTAGGGAAGTATTAAACTAAAAATCCTCCGCCCAATAAATCATTTCCTTCGTAAAATACAGCCGATTGCCCTGGTGCAATTGCTGAAACATTATGATCGAACACCACACGCATTTTATCTTTTTCCTGAACAATTGTACTTAACATACCAGCATCTTTATAACGGATTTTGGTAATTACATCATTCATTGGTTCTTCAATGCTTGCATATTTTATCATGTTAATATTGCGTACCATGGCTTCGCGGCGTTCAAGCTCATCAGCTTTACCCAAAACTACAGTATTGCTTTCTGGGAGTATCTGTGTCACGAACATAGGCTCGCCAAAAGCAACGCCTAAACCTTTACGTTGCCCGATGGTATAAAAAGGGTAACCTTTATGTTGTCCAACAACCATTCCATTGCTTAAAATAAAATTTCCGCCGGCTACTCTGTCTTCTAAATCTTCTACTTTGTGTTTTAGGAAAGCCCTGTAATCATTATCAGGTACAAAGCAGATTTCGTAACTTTCCGATTTTTTTGCCAATTCTTCCTGTCCCATATCTAAAGCCATTTGTCTGATTTCAGATTTCGCAAAACTGCCCAATGGGAATTTAGTTCGCGAAAGGTTTTCTTGCGAAACACCCCATAGTACATAAGATTGATCTTTATTTTCGTCTTTTCCTTTTGAAATTACATAACGGCCGCTGTCTTGCTGGCGGATATTGGCATAATGCCCCGTTGCAATAAATTCGC from Flavobacterium sp. W4I14 includes these protein-coding regions:
- a CDS encoding hypothetical protein (product_source=Hypo-rule applied) codes for the protein MTVTVLAIFETDFRPDLSLGKIMNERLKIAAADLQDIHLQHLQAIGQRSDDLVVYISYNPKYKIRWRVVNDVPEDVENFVAQTCGNLGYIYWKTASINVFKGNE
- a CDS encoding tRNA-specific 2-thiouridylase (product_source=KO:K00566; cath_funfam=2.30.30.280,2.40.30.10,3.40.50.620; cog=COG0482; ko=KO:K00566; pfam=PF03054; superfamily=52402; tigrfam=TIGR00420), translated to MSKHGRILVAMSGGVDSSVAAVMLHEQGYEVIGLTMKTWDYATSGGSSKETGCCSLDSINDARTLAVNYGFPHYILDIRDEFGDYVIDNFVDEYLAGRTPNPCVLCNTHIKWEALLKRANKLDCEFIATGHYANIRQQDSGRYVISKGKDENKDQSYVLWGVSQENLSRTKFPLGSFAKSEIRQMALDMGQEELAKKSESYEICFVPDNDYRAFLKHKVEDLEDRVAGGNFILSNGMVVGQHKGYPFYTIGQRKGLGVAFGEPMFVTQILPESNTVVLGKADELERREAMVRNINMIKYASIEEPMNDVITKIRYKDAGMLSTIVQEKDKMRVVFDHNVSAIAPGQSAVFYEGNDLLGGGFLV